In Flavobacterium sp. N1736, the following are encoded in one genomic region:
- a CDS encoding ATP-binding protein — translation METNSNITALNQEMDWLQKVIDQVICSYLLQEGHENRWQDVSLPESDSDLELEKSSYHQKLNEWDLNLYERLCLALIIAPQIKPEILDIFFSRNAMYDRGFTEFGGVINKIHSGFLPTGQTLSFLVTAVNPELRLEMLNVLHPSNILSKEQVLLLEATESNIPVLNHTISINERWLQYFLTGTLPSLEHSVSFPAQQIATKMNWSDLVLEENVMDQVMEIDAWLKYGSTLMNEWGLENKIKPGYRTLFYGPPGTGKTLTATLLGKSTDREVYRVDLSMIVSKYIGETEKNLSKIFDVAQHKDWILFFDEADALFGKRTNASSSNDRHTNQQTGYLLQRIEDFPGVVILASNLKENMDEAFSRRFQSMIHFTMPSPDERFLLWENAFSGKCKLDPDIDLEEIAEQYELAGGAIINVLRYCALIAIQKNETVVGYQDLMEGIRREFKKENRTLAVTQMN, via the coding sequence ATGGAAACTAACTCAAACATAACGGCTTTAAATCAGGAAATGGACTGGCTGCAAAAGGTAATCGATCAGGTTATTTGCAGTTATCTGCTTCAGGAAGGTCATGAAAATCGATGGCAGGATGTTTCGTTACCGGAAAGTGATTCAGATTTAGAATTAGAAAAAAGTTCGTATCATCAAAAACTAAATGAATGGGATTTAAATCTCTATGAAAGGCTTTGTCTCGCGCTAATCATCGCGCCACAGATAAAACCGGAGATTCTTGATATTTTTTTTAGCAGAAATGCGATGTACGATCGTGGTTTTACGGAATTTGGCGGTGTTATAAATAAAATTCACAGTGGTTTTTTGCCAACGGGTCAAACGCTTTCTTTTTTGGTTACGGCTGTAAATCCTGAATTAAGACTTGAAATGCTGAATGTTTTGCATCCTTCCAATATTTTATCGAAAGAACAGGTTTTGCTTCTGGAAGCTACGGAATCTAATATTCCTGTTTTAAATCATACAATTTCAATTAACGAAAGATGGCTGCAATATTTTTTAACGGGTACATTGCCAAGTTTGGAACATAGTGTTTCGTTTCCCGCTCAGCAAATTGCAACCAAAATGAATTGGTCTGATCTTGTTCTTGAAGAAAATGTTATGGATCAGGTTATGGAAATTGATGCGTGGCTAAAATACGGATCGACTTTGATGAATGAATGGGGATTGGAAAATAAAATAAAACCGGGCTACCGAACACTTTTTTATGGTCCGCCGGGAACCGGGAAAACATTAACGGCAACTTTATTGGGAAAAAGTACGGACAGAGAAGTTTACAGGGTTGATCTTTCGATGATTGTGTCAAAATATATTGGGGAAACAGAAAAAAATCTTTCGAAAATATTTGATGTCGCGCAGCACAAAGACTGGATTTTGTTTTTTGATGAAGCCGACGCGCTTTTTGGAAAAAGAACGAATGCTTCGTCTTCCAATGACAGGCATACAAACCAGCAAACGGGTTATTTATTGCAACGAATTGAGGATTTTCCGGGCGTTGTGATATTGGCTTCCAATTTAAAAGAAAATATGGATGAGGCTTTTTCAAGACGTTTTCAGTCTATGATTCATTTTACAATGCCAAGTCCGGATGAACGCTTTTTGTTGTGGGAAAATGCTTTTTCGGGAAAATGTAAACTTGATCCTGATATTGATTTAGAAGAAATCGCTGAACAATATGAACTCGCGGGCGGAGCGATTATAAATGTTTTGCGCTATTGTGCCTTGATTGCCATTCAGAAAAATGAAACTGTTGTAGGATATCAGGATTTAATGGAGGGAATACGACGCGAATTTAAAAAGGAAAACAGAACATTGGCTGTGACGCAAATGAATTGA
- a CDS encoding contractile injection system tape measure protein: MEEINSHIVSRLKWNTTFDQKNEAYRLQERLSSWSKISLPGEVASIFNELCPTEQSWRIQSLELDLGLCDYNDLEFDLSAKIRHLLREKIAELIIYQNSQKQNLITVYNKEKSTLENLTVFLLKGYFPWNYQNKEVSVNQIMSELLQNNVAEILAVIKKEGIAHQEVRKRISWQFDEKNITKIIAALEPNNSASIIEFSSIMVNLQVKETIIQTSASSFKKNLWFFILNFLLLERGTLFNKLAFMKSSILQMANHYNIAYFDLILLIENTIVKLSDKTTQNNNFIESLKILTHEYEAQKKQNFKTESKPDYWTVFEELLTNAKERKSKIAKDNLNELIIALNNENKTKFNRIVNRILTSENACISLIQDLDETAIKILFSKLDKTSSSLNMETITYLNKLSSSFKLRTNNKVLWEIGITFLIRNKNADNAALLLFCIKELSKRNNLNPEYLLELFTSAKIPASIKNNNSIVVYTNLNAVYRSEINRNSSNYPAVHFKNLVVKLETELQKNGAKSVFFVDLQRSLIKNIYQHPKMAFEVMLSYGNKEFLKKMIPLVLNRELLQLLIKTTNYKKTKLVETIQIVYEILNAKEKFDLPDELLTDDLLLFGIEEILLHPKHNSSLFLETVILRLSGKVTNTKRSDYFHFITKLLQSKKIKSFGVSVKKNFLVQLKNNNSIDIVELALLIESTSQQAQTELSYLLVNNFNDSRFIALRKEDKKQSEIILHYFLKNGITIKNNWIKKQISSIEKQFKSISKTKITTDLNVIFWKTILNYNAYKGNEILLEKLIEKAFSVYLKNNYNIQNQSNINEKYFNAMEYNSEIKTDFDDEDANDFEIEDEIILEKSVETSQIELLFSGQNLSEQEKYDWCLRIVCQKQIPTGFAVSGAFEIEVLVNEIIIKFPEMFSEIIRKEFIPEAQIDWLSRNIRFNNLCAAIGHLDKNRESYLKILERFHHTLGLISIRGIAPKDMQSLLLRKLLRAAINDNWRLISIDKIWNELIWEVVTKKGVLKKNFIADIEKYMYQLPPSLQLSFKEVLNSEKQIIQKTIETELISKIELIKTNSTSKKPLTEGIAVRNAGIVILNSYVVMLFERLNLVVENEFKTIENQISAAQYLQYVVTGLTKTEEHFLPLNKVLCGLSLMHTIPDEIEISAENKILINGLIQAAISFWTDIGDCSVDGFRGNWLVRDGLLVELEDRWELTVDKKAYDVLINRSPFAFSIIKYPWMEKPLHVNWPY; the protein is encoded by the coding sequence ATGGAAGAAATAAATAGCCATATTGTATCGCGCCTAAAGTGGAATACTACTTTTGACCAGAAAAACGAGGCTTACAGACTTCAGGAACGCCTGAGTTCGTGGAGCAAAATTTCGTTGCCCGGAGAAGTCGCTTCGATATTTAATGAGCTTTGCCCGACGGAACAAAGCTGGAGAATTCAGTCTTTAGAATTAGATCTGGGTTTGTGTGATTACAACGATCTTGAATTTGATCTGAGTGCCAAGATTCGCCATTTACTGCGCGAAAAAATCGCCGAACTTATTATTTATCAAAACAGTCAGAAACAAAATCTGATTACGGTTTATAACAAAGAAAAATCGACTCTGGAAAACCTGACCGTTTTTTTACTGAAAGGTTATTTCCCTTGGAATTATCAAAATAAAGAGGTCTCTGTAAATCAAATTATGTCTGAATTACTCCAAAATAATGTGGCTGAAATTCTTGCCGTTATTAAAAAAGAAGGAATTGCACATCAGGAAGTTCGCAAGAGAATTTCGTGGCAGTTTGACGAAAAAAATATCACGAAAATAATTGCAGCTCTTGAACCCAATAACAGCGCTTCGATCATTGAATTTAGTTCGATTATGGTGAATTTGCAGGTTAAAGAAACAATTATTCAAACGAGTGCATCGAGTTTCAAAAAGAATCTATGGTTTTTTATTCTGAACTTTTTGCTTTTAGAACGCGGCACGCTTTTCAATAAACTTGCTTTTATGAAAAGCAGTATTCTGCAAATGGCAAATCACTATAACATTGCTTATTTTGATTTGATTTTGCTGATCGAAAATACGATTGTAAAGCTGTCTGATAAAACAACTCAGAATAATAATTTTATTGAGTCGCTAAAAATACTGACGCACGAATACGAAGCGCAGAAAAAGCAAAATTTTAAAACGGAATCAAAACCGGATTACTGGACTGTTTTTGAGGAATTATTGACAAACGCAAAAGAGAGAAAATCTAAAATTGCAAAAGACAATTTAAACGAATTGATTATTGCGCTGAATAATGAGAATAAAACCAAGTTTAATCGCATTGTAAACCGCATTTTAACATCAGAAAATGCGTGTATTTCCCTGATTCAGGATTTAGATGAAACGGCTATAAAAATCCTTTTTTCTAAGCTGGACAAAACGTCTTCTTCGCTGAATATGGAAACGATTACGTACCTGAATAAGCTGAGCAGTTCGTTTAAACTAAGAACAAATAACAAGGTTTTATGGGAAATTGGGATTACTTTTTTAATCAGAAATAAAAATGCGGATAATGCCGCGCTGCTTTTGTTTTGTATCAAAGAATTAAGCAAAAGAAACAACTTAAATCCTGAATATTTATTGGAATTGTTTACGAGTGCCAAAATTCCGGCGTCGATAAAAAACAATAATTCGATTGTGGTTTATACGAATTTGAATGCAGTTTACCGAAGTGAAATAAACCGAAACAGTTCAAATTATCCTGCCGTTCACTTTAAAAATCTGGTTGTAAAACTAGAAACCGAATTGCAAAAAAATGGGGCGAAAAGTGTCTTTTTTGTCGATTTGCAAAGATCGCTAATCAAAAATATTTACCAGCATCCTAAAATGGCTTTTGAAGTGATGCTTTCGTATGGAAATAAGGAATTTTTAAAGAAAATGATTCCGCTTGTTCTAAATCGCGAATTGCTGCAATTGCTTATAAAAACAACGAATTACAAGAAAACAAAACTGGTTGAAACGATTCAGATTGTGTATGAAATTTTAAATGCAAAGGAGAAATTTGATTTGCCGGATGAACTTCTTACGGATGATTTATTGCTGTTTGGAATTGAGGAAATTCTGCTGCATCCAAAACACAATTCGTCGTTGTTTCTTGAAACTGTAATTCTTCGTTTATCGGGAAAAGTAACGAATACAAAACGCAGCGATTATTTTCATTTTATAACAAAATTATTGCAGTCGAAAAAGATCAAATCATTTGGAGTTTCGGTTAAAAAGAATTTTCTCGTTCAGCTTAAAAATAACAATTCTATTGATATTGTTGAGCTCGCTTTATTGATTGAAAGTACGTCGCAGCAAGCGCAAACCGAATTATCATATTTATTGGTCAACAATTTTAATGATTCGAGATTTATTGCGCTTCGAAAAGAAGACAAAAAACAAAGCGAAATCATTTTGCATTATTTTTTGAAGAATGGAATTACGATCAAAAATAATTGGATTAAAAAACAAATAAGCAGTATTGAAAAACAATTTAAATCAATTTCAAAAACCAAAATAACAACTGATTTAAATGTAATTTTCTGGAAAACAATTTTAAACTACAACGCTTATAAAGGAAACGAAATACTGCTTGAGAAACTGATTGAAAAAGCGTTTTCTGTTTATCTAAAAAACAATTATAACATTCAAAATCAAAGCAATATCAACGAAAAATATTTTAATGCTATGGAATATAATTCTGAAATTAAAACTGATTTTGATGATGAAGACGCAAACGATTTTGAAATTGAAGATGAAATAATTCTCGAAAAAAGTGTAGAAACAAGTCAGATTGAGCTGCTGTTTTCGGGACAAAATTTATCTGAACAGGAAAAATACGATTGGTGTTTGCGCATTGTATGCCAGAAACAAATTCCGACTGGTTTTGCGGTTTCGGGAGCTTTTGAAATTGAAGTTCTGGTGAATGAAATCATCATAAAATTTCCGGAAATGTTCTCTGAAATTATCCGAAAAGAATTTATTCCCGAAGCACAAATAGACTGGTTAAGCCGCAATATCAGGTTTAATAATTTGTGCGCGGCAATTGGTCATTTGGATAAAAACAGGGAATCGTATTTAAAAATCCTGGAGCGTTTTCATCATACACTCGGATTGATTTCGATACGCGGAATTGCTCCAAAAGATATGCAGAGTCTGTTATTACGAAAATTGCTCAGAGCGGCAATAAATGATAATTGGAGACTTATTTCGATTGATAAAATCTGGAATGAACTGATTTGGGAAGTGGTGACGAAAAAAGGGGTTCTGAAAAAGAATTTCATCGCAGATATTGAGAAATATATGTATCAGCTTCCGCCCTCTTTACAGCTTAGTTTTAAGGAAGTCCTGAATAGTGAAAAGCAAATTATTCAAAAGACGATAGAAACGGAACTGATTTCGAAAATTGAATTGATTAAAACAAATTCAACTTCTAAAAAGCCTCTTACAGAAGGAATTGCAGTGCGAAATGCCGGAATCGTGATTTTAAACAGTTACGTAGTTATGCTTTTTGAGCGGTTAAATTTAGTGGTGGAAAATGAATTTAAAACTATTGAAAACCAAATTAGCGCTGCTCAATATCTGCAATATGTTGTAACCGGATTAACAAAAACGGAAGAGCATTTTTTGCCTCTGAATAAAGTTTTATGCGGTTTGTCGCTTATGCATACCATTCCTGATGAAATAGAAATTTCGGCAGAAAATAAGATCCTGATAAACGGTTTGATACAGGCGGCTATTTCGTTTTGGACAGATATTGGCGATTGTTCTGTTGATGGTTTTAGAGGTAACTGGCTCGTTAGAGACGGTTTACTGGTAGAACTGGAAGATCGCTGGGAATTAACGGTCGACAAAAAAGCGTATGATGTTTTGATTAACAGATCGCCTTTTGCTTTCTCGATCATCAAATATCCGTGGATGGAGAAACCGTTGCACGTAAACTGGCCTTATTAA
- a CDS encoding DUF4157 domain-containing protein, whose translation MEQSNYQIKEGETQSIAGLNDKSIQNKAKVLQDNRNSSISVLQKKTNNTGLPDTLKSGIENLSGHAMDDVKVHYNSDKPAQLNAHAYAQGTDIHVASGQEKHLAHEAWHVVQQKQGRVKPTLQMKGKVNVNDDKGLEKEADVMGAKALQMQSNSHNNTIILSGAKGAATNLPIQRYSIKKAPENNKIYSQSDNKVMLTGMGSPNHDFFVEHSQAFPIMNNMIKNSPLEIFPRTTEKLFDKNMLKAGLRYKTDRLVDEGRKEKIKRKDVKEDFFESKKTENVQKEYELHVLPHIKAYRELILNSAKHKIENIGLSKGVVSAIRGSLYELITSLNLFKKVFNGEIANKGEFDEDSKNLAHVGLELIRTVENPLYETDLTKAKLIAAKQTLLETWFDEEDRDNPNLLSQIVYSIRDNLSALISVFPNQPVDMMPFHQYNFNLEIIQNLFSPDNLVLFRACDVQASTLLGNKLTHENKDQLKNYNAGQEGAFHYATKILGAGSDWVTLEHFAASVKEREISGIGRSKFKNLDHTWQFIMQGQSHSTTPGVSNEDKYFEIYTKVRYYLKGITKHETGAFDTARRDRISDPTKAESDWYVQLGDSSQLSNIMGWRAFYKKIATEGEENELINFLERMDLPRTEGMDPLVHSKLSWDHLRK comes from the coding sequence ATGGAACAATCAAATTATCAAATAAAAGAGGGTGAAACGCAATCCATTGCTGGTTTGAATGACAAAAGCATTCAAAATAAAGCAAAAGTTCTACAAGATAATCGCAATTCTTCTATTTCTGTTTTGCAAAAAAAAACAAATAATACCGGTTTGCCCGATACTTTAAAATCCGGAATCGAAAATCTTTCGGGTCATGCTATGGATGATGTAAAAGTGCATTATAACTCTGATAAACCGGCGCAGCTCAACGCCCACGCTTATGCTCAGGGAACGGATATTCATGTGGCATCCGGTCAGGAAAAACATTTGGCACACGAAGCCTGGCACGTAGTTCAGCAAAAGCAAGGACGCGTAAAACCTACTTTGCAAATGAAAGGAAAGGTGAACGTAAATGATGATAAAGGGTTAGAGAAAGAAGCTGATGTCATGGGTGCAAAAGCATTGCAAATGCAATCAAATTCTCATAATAACACTATTATATTATCCGGTGCAAAAGGTGCAGCAACCAATTTGCCTATTCAGCGTTATTCGATTAAAAAAGCTCCCGAAAACAATAAAATTTATTCCCAATCAGATAATAAAGTGATGCTCACGGGAATGGGAAGTCCTAATCATGATTTTTTTGTTGAGCACTCGCAAGCTTTTCCTATTATGAATAACATGATTAAGAATTCGCCTTTAGAAATTTTTCCTCGTACAACAGAAAAATTATTTGATAAAAATATGCTAAAAGCGGGGCTTCGTTATAAAACGGATCGTTTAGTTGATGAAGGGAGAAAGGAAAAAATTAAACGAAAAGATGTAAAAGAAGATTTCTTTGAATCGAAAAAAACAGAAAATGTTCAAAAGGAATATGAGCTGCATGTGTTACCTCACATTAAGGCTTACAGGGAATTGATTTTAAATTCGGCCAAACATAAAATTGAGAATATTGGTCTTTCAAAAGGAGTTGTTTCTGCAATTAGAGGTTCTTTGTACGAATTGATAACGTCACTTAATCTCTTTAAAAAAGTTTTTAACGGAGAAATTGCAAACAAAGGGGAATTTGATGAAGACTCTAAAAATCTTGCCCATGTTGGTTTAGAATTAATTAGAACAGTCGAAAATCCGCTTTATGAAACTGATTTAACAAAGGCCAAATTAATTGCAGCCAAACAAACGTTACTTGAAACCTGGTTTGATGAGGAGGATCGTGACAACCCAAATTTATTAAGTCAGATTGTTTACTCTATTCGGGATAACCTAAGTGCATTAATTAGTGTTTTTCCTAATCAGCCAGTAGATATGATGCCTTTTCACCAGTATAATTTTAATCTGGAAATTATCCAGAATTTATTTTCTCCTGATAATCTGGTGCTTTTCAGAGCCTGTGATGTACAGGCTTCTACTTTGCTTGGCAACAAACTTACACATGAAAATAAAGATCAGTTAAAAAATTATAATGCCGGACAGGAAGGTGCATTTCATTATGCTACAAAAATACTGGGGGCAGGTTCTGACTGGGTAACGCTGGAACATTTTGCAGCATCTGTAAAAGAACGGGAAATAAGCGGTATAGGAAGATCAAAATTTAAAAACCTTGACCATACATGGCAATTTATTATGCAGGGACAAAGTCATAGTACAACTCCGGGCGTGTCTAATGAGGATAAATATTTTGAAATTTATACTAAAGTCAGATACTATTTAAAAGGAATAACCAAACATGAAACGGGAGCTTTTGATACCGCGAGACGAGACAGAATCAGCGATCCTACAAAGGCAGAAAGTGACTGGTATGTACAACTGGGAGATTCTAGTCAATTGTCTAATATTATGGGCTGGAGGGCATTTTATAAAAAAATTGCGACTGAAGGTGAAGAGAATGAACTTATAAATTTTTTAGAAAGAATGGACTTGCCTAGAACTGAAGGAATGGATCCGCTGGTGCACTCTAAATTGAGTTGGGATCATTTGAGAAAATAA